In Paraburkholderia phenazinium, the following are encoded in one genomic region:
- a CDS encoding D-alanine--D-alanine ligase: MQTSPLKIAVLFGGTSEEREVSIASGAQVVLALRAAGHDVLAIDTSRGLLGGEDEVRFLSSRVNEAPPASEALAMIRAGQSNALQAATLAGVDVVFVALHGGTGEDGTIQAMLDLAALPYTGSGHLGSALAMDKDMAKRLFVSAGIPTARWLMAPVEPEAAGEQLGYPLVVKPNSQGSTVGLSVVRSADQLADAIALAGAYDSEVMLEQFIAGREITVGVLGDEALAVGEIVMDPNAVFDYKAKYQPGAVREIFPADLPEDIAEQARALALRAHRTLKLDGYSRSDFRLDSHGVLWCLEVNTLPGMTATSLLPQSAQARGIAFSELCDRICRLAIERHSKRK; this comes from the coding sequence ATGCAAACTAGTCCGCTCAAGATTGCCGTGCTGTTCGGCGGCACCAGCGAGGAACGCGAAGTCTCGATCGCCAGCGGCGCGCAGGTCGTGCTTGCGTTGCGCGCGGCGGGACACGACGTGCTCGCCATCGATACGTCGCGCGGGCTGCTGGGCGGCGAAGACGAAGTGCGCTTTCTCAGCTCACGCGTCAATGAAGCGCCGCCCGCCTCCGAGGCGCTGGCGATGATCCGCGCGGGACAGTCCAACGCGCTGCAGGCGGCGACGCTCGCCGGGGTGGATGTCGTATTCGTCGCCTTGCACGGCGGCACCGGCGAAGACGGCACCATCCAGGCCATGCTCGATCTCGCGGCGTTGCCGTACACCGGCAGCGGCCATCTGGGCAGCGCGCTCGCGATGGACAAGGACATGGCCAAGCGGCTCTTCGTGAGCGCAGGCATTCCCACCGCGCGCTGGCTGATGGCGCCGGTCGAGCCCGAGGCCGCGGGCGAGCAACTGGGTTACCCGCTCGTCGTCAAACCGAATAGCCAGGGCTCGACCGTCGGACTTTCGGTGGTGCGCTCCGCGGATCAGCTCGCGGACGCCATCGCGCTCGCCGGCGCTTACGACAGCGAAGTCATGCTGGAGCAGTTCATCGCCGGCCGCGAAATCACGGTGGGCGTACTCGGCGATGAAGCGTTGGCGGTGGGAGAAATCGTCATGGATCCGAACGCGGTGTTCGATTACAAGGCGAAGTACCAACCCGGCGCGGTGCGTGAAATCTTTCCGGCGGACTTGCCGGAAGACATCGCCGAGCAGGCTCGCGCGCTGGCGCTGCGCGCGCATCGCACGCTGAAGCTGGACGGTTATAGCCGCTCCGATTTCCGGCTGGATAGCCACGGGGTGTTGTGGTGTCTGGAAGTCAACACGCTGCCGGGCATGACCGCGACCAGCCTGCTGCCGCAGTCGGCGCAGGCGCGCGGCATCGCCTTCAGCGAACTGTGCGACCGCATCTGCCGGCTGGCAATCGAGCGGCATAGCAAGCGCAAGTGA
- a CDS encoding aminotransferase class I/II-fold pyridoxal phosphate-dependent enzyme, whose translation MPTTYDDFKQLGMRLDMSRGKPAPEQLDLSRALLDEAGTVGFLSRDGIDCRNYGHVLGLPEARELGAALLDVPAAQVVAAGNSSLELMHDTLAFAMLFGVPGGEPWRKRDDIAFLCPVPGYDRHFAICEALGIRMINVPINDDGPDMDFVEAQVARDPAIKGIWCVPLYSNPSGTIYSDEVVRRLAAMPAAAPDFRLMWDDAYRFHHLTEQRHSTLDVLEACAAAGHEDRALVFASLSKVTIGGGAMAFLTGSRRNVDAWQQRVSVRTIGPDKLNQLRHVRFLRDRAGLERLMERHRAVVSPKFAAVAAVFKEQLGDLPGVTWNEPAGGYFISLYTPPGYAKRTVALAAAAGLVLTPAGAAYPYGRDPEDRHLRIAPTFPSLEEVRLAARGIALSLRRALAEG comes from the coding sequence ATGCCGACGACCTACGACGACTTCAAGCAACTGGGCATGCGCCTCGACATGTCGCGCGGCAAGCCCGCGCCCGAACAACTCGACCTCTCGCGCGCACTGCTCGACGAGGCGGGAACGGTGGGCTTCCTGTCGCGCGACGGCATCGACTGCCGCAACTACGGTCACGTGCTCGGCCTGCCCGAAGCGCGCGAGCTCGGCGCGGCGCTGCTCGACGTGCCGGCGGCCCAGGTGGTCGCGGCCGGCAATTCGAGCCTCGAACTGATGCACGACACGCTGGCCTTCGCGATGCTGTTCGGCGTGCCGGGCGGCGAGCCGTGGCGCAAGCGCGACGACATCGCCTTTCTGTGCCCGGTGCCCGGTTACGACCGGCACTTCGCGATCTGTGAGGCGCTCGGCATCCGCATGATCAATGTGCCGATCAACGACGATGGCCCGGACATGGATTTCGTCGAAGCGCAGGTGGCGCGCGATCCGGCAATCAAGGGCATCTGGTGCGTGCCGCTCTACAGCAACCCAAGCGGCACGATCTACTCGGACGAGGTGGTGCGGCGTCTGGCGGCGATGCCGGCCGCGGCGCCGGACTTCCGGCTGATGTGGGACGACGCTTACCGTTTCCACCATCTGACGGAACAGCGGCACAGCACGCTTGATGTGCTCGAAGCCTGCGCTGCTGCCGGACACGAGGACCGCGCGCTGGTGTTCGCGTCGCTCTCGAAGGTGACGATCGGCGGCGGGGCGATGGCGTTCCTCACCGGCTCGCGCCGCAACGTGGACGCGTGGCAGCAGCGTGTCTCGGTGCGCACGATCGGCCCGGACAAGCTGAACCAGTTGCGTCACGTGCGCTTTCTGCGCGACCGCGCCGGGCTCGAGCGGCTGATGGAGCGTCATCGGGCGGTGGTGAGTCCGAAATTCGCTGCGGTTGCTGCTGTGTTCAAGGAGCAGCTCGGCGACCTGCCGGGCGTGACATGGAACGAGCCGGCCGGCGGCTACTTCATCAGCCTCTACACGCCGCCGGGGTACGCGAAGCGCACGGTGGCGCTGGCCGCAGCAGCAGGGCTTGTGCTGACGCCGGCAGGCGCGGCGTATCCGTACGGGCGCGATCCGGAAGACCGACATCTGCGGATTGCACCGACTTTTCCGTCGCTCGAGGAGGTGCGGCTTGCCGCGCGAGGGATTGCGCTGTCGCTGCGGCGTGCGCTCGCGGAGGGTTGA
- a CDS encoding MFS transporter has product MTDRSRLIPLIVACPLFLQNLDTSIMATALPSIARSLQVQTLHLNLAITSYLLSLAVFLPASGWLADRFGARRVFCTAIALFSLGSALCGLAQTMPQLVIFRILQGMGGAMMVPVGRLILLRSVPPARMVAAMVWFTVPGAIGRLAGPLLGGLVVTITSWRWIFLLNIPFGVLGVLMAMSFIDDTHEPVYERFDLAGFILLSTGLVGLVGGLDTAGRGLVPQTVTFALAGLGLLSILAYWRYSRRHDDAIIDPGLLRYKAYRTAVVGGMPLRIAIGASPFLLPLMLQIGFGLSPLQSGSLSVATAVGSLSVRAVMQQAIRRIGFRTLLIGATSLTGCFYAGYGLFRPSTPHLLIFVVLLFGGLFNSLGMVTLNTLGYSDMPKPMMSRATALSSMAQQLSISIGVAFAASLLALTAHLHGGSAAHLTARDFSPAFAVVGVLTFCSLFFFTKLAHDEGAELRAR; this is encoded by the coding sequence ATGACCGATCGCTCCCGACTCATTCCCCTTATCGTCGCCTGTCCGCTGTTCCTGCAAAACCTCGACACGTCGATCATGGCGACGGCGTTGCCGTCGATTGCCCGCTCGCTGCAGGTGCAGACGCTGCATCTGAACCTGGCGATCACCTCCTATCTGCTGAGCCTCGCCGTGTTCCTGCCGGCGAGCGGCTGGCTGGCCGACCGCTTCGGCGCCCGCCGGGTGTTTTGCACGGCGATCGCGCTGTTCTCGCTCGGCTCGGCGCTGTGCGGTCTCGCTCAAACCATGCCGCAACTGGTGATCTTCCGCATCTTGCAGGGCATGGGCGGCGCGATGATGGTGCCGGTCGGGCGGCTGATCCTGCTGCGCAGCGTGCCGCCCGCGCGGATGGTCGCGGCGATGGTCTGGTTCACCGTGCCGGGGGCCATCGGACGGCTCGCCGGACCGCTGCTCGGCGGCCTGGTGGTGACGATCACCTCATGGCGCTGGATCTTCCTGCTAAACATCCCCTTCGGCGTGCTGGGCGTCCTGATGGCGATGAGCTTCATCGACGATACCCACGAACCCGTTTACGAGCGCTTCGATCTCGCCGGTTTCATTCTGCTTTCGACGGGGCTCGTCGGGCTGGTCGGCGGTCTCGATACGGCGGGCCGCGGGCTGGTGCCGCAGACGGTCACCTTCGCGCTGGCCGGACTCGGCCTGCTGTCGATCCTCGCTTACTGGCGCTATAGCCGCCGCCACGACGACGCCATCATCGATCCGGGCCTGCTGCGCTACAAGGCGTATCGGACCGCCGTGGTGGGCGGCATGCCGTTGCGTATCGCGATCGGCGCCTCGCCGTTTCTGCTGCCCCTGATGCTGCAGATCGGCTTCGGCTTGTCGCCGCTGCAATCGGGTTCGCTGAGCGTGGCGACGGCGGTCGGCTCGCTCAGCGTGCGGGCGGTGATGCAGCAGGCGATCCGCCGCATCGGCTTTCGCACGCTGCTGATCGGCGCCACCTCGCTCACCGGATGCTTCTACGCGGGCTACGGGCTGTTCCGGCCGAGCACGCCGCATCTGCTGATCTTCGTCGTACTGCTGTTTGGCGGCCTGTTCAATTCGCTCGGCATGGTGACGCTCAACACGCTCGGTTACTCGGATATGCCCAAGCCGATGATGAGCCGGGCCACGGCGCTCTCGAGCATGGCGCAGCAACTGTCGATCAGCATCGGCGTGGCGTTCGCCGCCTCGCTGCTGGCGTTGACGGCGCATCTGCATGGCGGCAGCGCGGCGCATCTGACGGCACGCGATTTCTCGCCCGCGTTTGCGGTGGTCGGTGTGTTGACGTTTTGCTCGTTGTTCTTCTTTACGAAGCTCGCCCATGACGAAGGAGCGGAACTGCGGGCGCGGTGA
- the hutG gene encoding N-formylglutamate deformylase: MTASNTPPVFSLHEGSLPLLISIPHVGTNIPADIAATMTPAAARTEDCDWHLDRLYGFARELGASMLMPNNARYVIDLNRPPDGANLYPGQDTTGLLPVDTFDKEPLYLDGHLPDDTEVARRRERYWKPYHEALVAHLAALKAKHGKVLLWEAHSIRSHVPRFFEGRLTDFNFGTSNGASAAPGLAEALAAVVEQHGRYSTIANGRFKGGYITRQYGQPAEGVHAVQLELTQITYMEEQMPYAYDEKLAAQVEPLLKTLVRTALDHVAAA, from the coding sequence ATGACTGCTTCGAACACCCCACCGGTTTTTTCGCTGCACGAGGGAAGCCTGCCGCTGCTGATTTCGATTCCCCACGTGGGCACCAATATTCCCGCGGACATCGCCGCTACGATGACGCCCGCCGCCGCGCGCACCGAAGATTGCGACTGGCATCTCGACCGCCTGTACGGCTTTGCACGCGAGCTGGGCGCGTCGATGCTGATGCCAAACAATGCGCGCTATGTGATCGATCTGAACCGCCCGCCCGACGGCGCGAATCTCTACCCGGGCCAGGACACGACGGGCCTCTTGCCCGTCGACACGTTCGACAAGGAGCCGCTGTATCTCGACGGCCACTTGCCCGACGACACCGAAGTAGCGCGCCGCCGCGAACGCTACTGGAAGCCGTATCACGAGGCGCTCGTGGCGCACCTGGCGGCGCTGAAGGCGAAACACGGCAAGGTGCTGCTGTGGGAGGCGCATTCGATCCGCTCGCATGTGCCGCGTTTCTTCGAAGGACGGCTGACGGATTTCAACTTCGGCACGTCGAACGGCGCGAGTGCTGCGCCGGGCCTGGCCGAGGCGCTGGCTGCGGTGGTCGAACAGCACGGTCGCTATTCGACAATCGCCAATGGCCGCTTCAAGGGCGGCTACATCACGCGTCAGTACGGCCAGCCGGCCGAGGGCGTACACGCGGTGCAGCTCGAATTGACGCAGATTACGTATATGGAAGAGCAGATGCCGTATGCGTACGACGAAAAGCTCGCGGCACAGGTCGAACCGTTACTGAAGACGCTGGTGCGGACAGCACTGGATCACGTCGCCGCGGCTTGA
- a CDS encoding DUF3857 domain-containing transglutaminase family protein, whose amino-acid sequence MGPAVFAASTPATNDDLAPSTVESDVHYFVIQKDGSVEERDDTVLRANTTSGVDDIAQRYVWFNKDIEEVQLLSAATIDPDGTVRPVGPDGIRDVQEPRSAGAPTFEDGVLRTVIFPGVEPGSRVHLAFRKTRTKPLQAGTFAYLVEPTRDPVELQRLIFDLPADVPLYADARGYVEVPPVTEQGRTRYEFDYRHGPYAPIESGAVGYETWGDRLMVSTVPDYATFAARYKGPATDATMSDPAIVRLAQSLTAGTVDPREKARILYDWVRLNVRYVALFLGETAAVPHKAIDILHNRYGDCKDHVALYSALLAAVGIRSEAVLLNLGPYYTLPDVPGYGDSAINHAIVWIPQFGLYADTTAGGIAFGYLPLVVMDRPVLLVDEGILSRTPAVQPRARSVRLQIDVTESGAAAYAYRVEDSGATAELERNMFRRATHQRAQQVAASRLLQTGLHGSSQLRTSDVSTTEGPFDTTIQGTLEHFTWTDGTTALPALTSFAGGIASQVQTWLAEPQRTQPWVCVGGDFDETAQIALPATVRVTDLPVDARVEDTYFDYASHYVFDPDTRVLQITRRLHTKFVHQVCSADMFNEVQASLVKIERDTSSQVVVRATPRVYRFAQPSRINGANANRYSRTLAPNTVSNTRPSQSATPVAPISATSKAPIISNG is encoded by the coding sequence ATGGGGCCGGCGGTATTCGCCGCGTCCACTCCGGCGACGAACGACGACCTTGCCCCTTCCACCGTCGAAAGCGATGTCCACTACTTTGTGATCCAGAAAGACGGCTCCGTCGAGGAGCGCGACGACACCGTCCTGCGCGCGAACACGACGAGCGGCGTCGACGATATCGCGCAGCGCTATGTGTGGTTCAACAAGGACATCGAGGAGGTGCAGTTGCTCAGCGCCGCAACCATCGACCCGGATGGCACCGTGCGTCCCGTCGGCCCGGACGGCATCCGCGACGTGCAGGAGCCGCGCTCGGCCGGCGCGCCGACCTTCGAAGACGGCGTGTTGCGGACCGTGATCTTCCCAGGCGTGGAACCCGGCTCGCGGGTGCACCTGGCGTTTCGCAAGACGCGCACGAAGCCGCTGCAGGCCGGCACCTTCGCCTACCTCGTCGAACCGACGCGCGACCCGGTCGAACTGCAGCGGCTGATCTTCGATCTGCCCGCCGACGTGCCGCTCTACGCCGACGCCCGCGGTTACGTCGAAGTGCCGCCGGTCACGGAGCAGGGCCGCACCCGCTATGAGTTCGACTACAGGCATGGGCCGTACGCGCCCATCGAGTCCGGCGCGGTAGGGTACGAGACGTGGGGCGACCGGCTGATGGTCTCGACGGTGCCGGACTATGCCACCTTCGCCGCGCGCTACAAGGGCCCGGCCACCGACGCCACCATGAGCGACCCGGCCATCGTCCGGCTCGCGCAGTCGCTCACGGCCGGCACCGTCGATCCGCGCGAAAAGGCTCGCATCCTGTACGACTGGGTGCGCCTGAATGTGCGCTACGTGGCGCTCTTTCTCGGCGAGACCGCGGCGGTGCCGCACAAGGCCATCGATATCCTGCACAACCGCTATGGCGACTGCAAGGATCACGTCGCGCTCTACAGCGCCTTGCTGGCTGCGGTGGGCATCCGCAGCGAAGCGGTGCTGCTCAACCTTGGGCCTTACTACACGTTGCCGGACGTGCCGGGTTACGGCGACAGCGCGATCAATCACGCGATCGTCTGGATTCCTCAGTTTGGGCTTTATGCCGATACGACCGCGGGCGGCATCGCCTTCGGCTATCTGCCGCTCGTTGTGATGGACCGGCCGGTCCTGCTGGTCGACGAGGGCATACTCTCGCGCACGCCGGCCGTCCAGCCGCGCGCGCGCTCGGTGCGGCTGCAGATCGACGTGACCGAGAGCGGCGCGGCGGCGTACGCGTACCGGGTGGAAGACTCGGGCGCGACAGCCGAACTCGAACGCAACATGTTCCGCCGCGCCACCCATCAGCGCGCCCAGCAGGTCGCGGCGAGCCGGCTATTGCAGACGGGTCTGCACGGCAGCTCGCAACTGCGCACCAGCGACGTTTCGACCACCGAAGGACCGTTCGACACCACAATCCAGGGCACGCTCGAGCACTTCACGTGGACCGACGGCACCACCGCGCTGCCCGCGCTCACGAGTTTCGCGGGCGGCATTGCGAGCCAGGTGCAGACCTGGCTGGCCGAGCCGCAACGCACGCAGCCCTGGGTGTGCGTGGGCGGCGACTTCGACGAAACCGCGCAGATCGCGTTGCCGGCGACGGTGCGCGTGACCGATCTGCCGGTCGACGCGCGCGTCGAAGACACCTACTTCGATTACGCCTCGCACTACGTGTTCGATCCGGACACGCGGGTCCTGCAGATCACGCGCCGCCTGCATACGAAATTCGTCCACCAGGTCTGCTCGGCCGATATGTTCAACGAAGTGCAGGCGTCGCTCGTGAAGATCGAGCGCGATACCTCGTCGCAGGTCGTGGTGCGGGCCACGCCGCGCGTTTACCGCTTCGCGCAGCCGAGCCGGATCAACGGCGCGAACGCGAACCGGTACAGCCGCACGCTGGCGCCGAACACCGTGTCGAATACGCGTCCTTCGCAGAGTGCGACTCCGGTGGCGCCGATCAGCGCAACCAGCAAGGCGCCGATCATATCCAACGGATAG
- a CDS encoding branched-chain amino acid ABC transporter substrate-binding protein, whose product MSFRKTLKPLVVMLGALLAVAPLSGFADDLPVKIGFAAPLTGVNAGYGKDLENGVLLAIEEANAQKIKIGNQVANFQLVAEDDQADPRVGVQAAQKLVDSGVSVVVGHFNSGTTIPASQLYETAGIPVIDPAATNPIITGRGFANAFMVISTDAQNAGNAGVYAVEVTKAKRIAILDDRTAFGQGEADEFEKAVKAHGGNIVAHEYTNNQAVDFSTQLTAIKATNADLIFFGGLDTQAAGVAKRMKQLGLTAQLVGGGGVMDEDFIKLAGDAAEGAMAWEYGRPLSQLPGGKDFSAKFKKRFGVDILSYAPFGYDAAWAAIKAMQQAKSTSPAVYRPVLKAISFDGVTGPIAFDPNGSLKNAGSTLYQVKSGAWVPIVTKGGGN is encoded by the coding sequence ATGAGCTTTCGCAAGACGCTGAAACCCCTCGTCGTGATGCTGGGCGCGCTGCTCGCCGTCGCGCCGCTGTCCGGCTTCGCGGACGACCTGCCGGTGAAGATCGGCTTCGCGGCGCCGCTCACGGGCGTCAACGCCGGCTACGGCAAAGACCTTGAGAACGGCGTACTGCTCGCCATCGAGGAAGCCAACGCGCAGAAGATCAAGATCGGCAACCAGGTCGCCAACTTCCAGCTCGTCGCCGAGGACGATCAGGCCGACCCGCGCGTCGGCGTGCAGGCGGCGCAGAAACTGGTGGACTCCGGCGTGTCGGTGGTGGTGGGCCACTTCAACTCGGGTACGACGATTCCCGCCTCGCAGCTCTATGAAACGGCCGGCATTCCGGTCATCGATCCCGCGGCCACCAACCCGATCATCACCGGGCGCGGCTTCGCCAACGCCTTCATGGTGATCTCCACGGACGCACAAAACGCCGGCAACGCAGGCGTCTACGCGGTCGAAGTCACCAAGGCCAAGCGCATCGCGATCCTCGACGACCGCACCGCGTTCGGCCAGGGCGAGGCCGACGAGTTCGAGAAAGCGGTGAAGGCGCACGGCGGCAATATCGTCGCGCACGAATACACCAACAACCAGGCGGTCGACTTCAGCACGCAGCTCACCGCCATCAAGGCCACCAACGCGGATCTGATCTTCTTCGGCGGCCTCGATACGCAGGCAGCCGGCGTCGCCAAACGGATGAAGCAGCTCGGCCTCACGGCGCAACTGGTCGGCGGCGGCGGCGTGATGGACGAGGACTTCATCAAGCTGGCAGGCGACGCGGCAGAAGGCGCGATGGCATGGGAATACGGCCGGCCGCTCTCGCAGTTGCCTGGCGGCAAGGACTTCTCGGCCAAGTTCAAGAAGCGCTTTGGCGTGGATATCCTGTCGTATGCGCCGTTCGGCTACGACGCGGCATGGGCGGCGATCAAGGCCATGCAGCAGGCCAAGTCGACCTCACCGGCGGTGTATCGCCCGGTGTTGAAGGCGATCAGCTTCGACGGCGTGACCGGTCCGATCGCCTTCGATCCGAACGGCTCGCTGAAGAACGCCGGCTCGACGCTGTATCAGGTGAAGAGCGGCGCGTGGGTGCCGATCGTGACCAAGGGCGGCGGCAACTAG
- a CDS encoding LysR substrate-binding domain-containing protein, with protein sequence MKALDLDVLSMVVAIADAGSFVRGAALVHRSQSALSMQIRALESALGKSLFVRGPRSVTPTADGQVLLAYARRMLALRDEAWASMVHPEVKGRVAIGVPDDYASSLLPSVLRKFSASYPKVEIQVIGMPSHALAPLVKDNKIDLACVTRMRGLSGDFIRFEPMVWAGAVASGREIWKERPLPVALFGAGSVARANAIHALERARITYRTSYESPSLMGLFSMVEAGLAVAPLARCAVPGHFVQLGRPHGLPVLPELEIVLARSARSNRPPCDFLAEQILTELRL encoded by the coding sequence ATGAAAGCCCTGGATCTCGACGTGCTGTCGATGGTCGTCGCCATCGCCGATGCCGGCAGCTTCGTACGCGGCGCAGCGCTGGTACACCGCTCGCAGTCCGCGCTCAGCATGCAGATCCGCGCGCTGGAAAGCGCGCTCGGCAAGTCGCTCTTCGTGCGCGGCCCGCGCAGCGTCACGCCCACCGCCGACGGCCAGGTGCTGCTCGCCTATGCACGTCGCATGCTGGCGCTGCGCGACGAAGCCTGGGCGTCGATGGTGCATCCCGAGGTCAAAGGACGAGTGGCGATCGGGGTGCCGGACGACTACGCGTCATCGCTGCTGCCCTCGGTGCTGCGCAAGTTTTCGGCGAGCTATCCGAAGGTCGAGATTCAGGTGATCGGCATGCCGAGTCATGCGCTGGCCCCGCTCGTCAAGGACAACAAGATCGACCTCGCCTGCGTGACCCGCATGAGGGGCTTGAGCGGCGACTTCATCCGTTTCGAACCGATGGTGTGGGCCGGCGCCGTGGCGAGCGGCCGCGAAATCTGGAAAGAGCGGCCGCTGCCGGTGGCGCTGTTCGGCGCGGGCAGCGTCGCGCGCGCGAATGCCATACATGCTCTGGAGCGGGCCAGGATTACCTATCGCACGTCGTACGAAAGCCCGAGTCTGATGGGCCTCTTCAGCATGGTCGAAGCCGGACTCGCCGTGGCCCCGCTCGCGCGCTGCGCGGTGCCCGGCCATTTCGTGCAACTGGGGCGGCCGCATGGCCTGCCGGTTCTGCCCGAACTGGAAATCGTGCTGGCCCGCAGCGCCCGTTCGAACCGGCCGCCCTGCGATTTCCTTGCGGAGCAGATTCTCACCGAGCTGCGGTTGTGA
- the pdxY gene encoding pyridoxal kinase PdxY, translated as MKNVLSIQSHVVFGHAGNSAAVFPMRRLGVNVWPLNTVQFSNHTQYGHWTGSAIDASQMQDLVEGIGAIGVLPRCDAVLSGYLGTPDQAQAVIEIVKAVKAANPRAWYFCDPVMGMATGCKVEPGIQEFLVRTMPEVADGMAPNHSELQRLVGREIETVEEAVAACREIIGRGPRIVLVKHLLDRNSPADHFNMLVVTPTEAWMGQRPLYPFARQPVGVGDLTSAVFVARRLLGDPIRHAFEHTLAAVNGVVKATWQAGRYELELVAAQDEIAQPREWFDAWTIDSI; from the coding sequence ATGAAAAACGTCCTGAGCATCCAGTCACATGTCGTCTTCGGGCACGCGGGCAACAGCGCCGCCGTGTTCCCGATGCGTCGCCTCGGCGTGAACGTCTGGCCGCTCAATACCGTGCAGTTCTCCAATCACACGCAATACGGCCACTGGACCGGCAGCGCCATCGACGCTTCGCAGATGCAGGATCTCGTCGAAGGCATCGGCGCCATCGGCGTGCTGCCGCGCTGCGACGCGGTGCTCTCGGGCTACCTCGGCACGCCCGACCAGGCGCAGGCGGTGATCGAGATCGTCAAGGCCGTCAAGGCGGCCAATCCGCGCGCCTGGTATTTCTGCGATCCGGTGATGGGAATGGCCACCGGCTGCAAGGTCGAACCCGGCATCCAGGAGTTTCTCGTACGCACCATGCCCGAGGTGGCCGACGGCATGGCGCCGAATCACAGCGAATTGCAGCGGCTGGTCGGCCGTGAGATCGAAACCGTGGAAGAAGCGGTCGCCGCCTGCCGCGAGATCATCGGCCGCGGACCGAGGATCGTGCTGGTCAAGCATCTGCTCGACCGCAACAGCCCCGCCGACCACTTCAACATGCTGGTGGTCACGCCGACCGAAGCGTGGATGGGCCAACGCCCGCTCTACCCGTTCGCCCGGCAGCCGGTCGGCGTCGGCGATCTGACGAGCGCGGTGTTCGTCGCCCGCCGGCTGCTCGGCGACCCGATCCGCCACGCCTTCGAACATACGCTCGCCGCTGTGAACGGCGTGGTCAAGGCGACGTGGCAGGCCGGCCGCTACGAGCTGGAACTGGTCGCCGCGCAGGATGAAATTGCACAGCCGCGCGAGTGGTTCGACGCGTGGACGATCGATTCGATCTAG